Sequence from the uncultured Flavobacterium sp. genome:
CTGGTTTAATGGTTAATTCTGTTGTAAAATCAATATTATCAGAAGCTGTTTTCCAACCGTAATATTTTACAATTACTTTAGATTCATTCACTTTATTTTCAACATTTGCAATCGTTGAATCTACAGTATGAAAATGTAATTTTTCGTTGTTCAAATAACGATCAATTGAACCAATTCCGATACCTTTTCCAGCTTTCAGAATATCAGCTCCCCAATCGCTCATTTCGTGATATGAATCAAAATTATCCTGTCCGACTTGAGGCAAAACGATTGCCGAAGTCTTTTTTCCGAAAATATCAATTGCATTTCTCCAGTCTAAATACAAGCGATATCCAATTCTGTTATTTTCCCAACCCGGACCTTCATAACGAATATCAAACGAATGATCAGTATGTTCCTGAGCTAATTTTAGTTTGTCAACGTTTTTAAAAACAGTTCCACCAATGTACTTTCTGTTTTCCCATTTTCCATCTGTTTTTACCGATAATTCGGCATAGGTTTTTGCTGTTTTAATATCGTATTTCTTTTGTGCTTTACAAGCCGAAAGTCCAAAAACTAAAGCCGCTGATACCGTTATTAATGTTTTCATTTTATAAAATTTATTTAAATATTTTGTCCAAAAATTGTGTTATATACTTTGTCATTTCATCAAACCAAGGTCGAAAAAACCAAAAGGAATGTGGCGAATTTTCAATTGTTTTTACTT
This genomic interval carries:
- a CDS encoding DUF4861 family protein, translated to MKTLITVSAALVFGLSACKAQKKYDIKTAKTYAELSVKTDGKWENRKYIGGTVFKNVDKLKLAQEHTDHSFDIRYEGPGWENNRIGYRLYLDWRNAIDIFGKKTSAIVLPQVGQDNFDSYHEMSDWGADILKAGKGIGIGSIDRYLNNEKLHFHTVDSTIANVENKVNESKVIVKYYGWKTASDNIDFTTELTIKPDQLYTEHKIQASKEIKGICTGIVKQKKAELLKKESKNKKWAYLATYGEQSLVPDKLGMAIFYQINEIENVADTDLDYLLVFKPTTKAHSFYFLGAWEQEQNGIKSKEEFVKYLDQKLEVLNKKGKM